One window of the Solanum stenotomum isolate F172 chromosome 11, ASM1918654v1, whole genome shotgun sequence genome contains the following:
- the LOC125844000 gene encoding NAC domain-containing protein 53-like, whose product MESRGSSKLLAPGFRFHPTDEELVRYYLRRKIYGRTFKSDLISEIDIYKVEPWDLPGMSRLKTRDLEWYFFSVLDKKYGNGARTNRATEKGYWKTTGKDRAVHRNKSQVVGMKKTLVYHNGRAPKGQRTNWVMHEYRLIDEALDNAGIPQDAFVLCRVFQKSGAGPKNGEQYGAPFIEEEWEDDELQVLPKDETAEDFVFGDDIYLDANELDQILGTDKAVAGASLPLDYSYGENGSTEETNNSSDTQNWLQQPDELKPIDLAVQQNFNAEQVNHEYIGESSKNMNSEDGDYLLNEPIVNGTDDLQFNDEAFLEANDLSNPVQVDSSGFDMFEEYLTYFDANDDFQNMSFDPSVFFGNDDQISDQALLPEKDVGEVTQQPIAPNEGFGEDKNGFAASSKLVPTKFGLDYQLPFMKQASQMLGNIHAPPAFASEFPTKDAILRLNSLSRSASSVQVTADLIQIRDMSTAGNGKRWPLGKHVYYNIILSLGLSRGSSDDSSMDSFHSIHPAKTTSTISRGWFCYLFFSFLMLLMSLRIGTTICAS is encoded by the exons ATGGAATCGAGAGGATCATCGAAATTGTTGGCGCCGGGGTTCAGATTTCATCCGACGGATGAAGAATTGGTTAGATACTATCTCCGCCGGAAAATCTATGGAAGGACGTTTAAGTCTGATCTTATATCGGAGATCGATATTTACAAGGTTGAACCATGGGATCTTCCTG GCATGTCAAGGCTGAAGACAAGAGATTTGGAGTGGTACTTCTTTAGTGTTCTTGATAAGAAGTACGGTAATGGAGCAAGGACCAACCGAGCGACAGAAAAAGGCTACTGGAAGACAACCGGAAAGGATAGGGCTGTCCATCGTAATAAGTCTCAGGTTGTTGGGATGAAGAAGACTCTAGTTTATCACAATGGTCGTGCTCCAAAGGGTCAGAGAACTAATTGGGTGATGCATGAATACAGACTGATTGATGAGGCGCTAGATAACGCTGGAATTCCTCAG GATGCATTTGTTTTATGCAGAGTCTTCCAGAAGAGTGGTGCAGGGCCGAAGAATGGGGAACAGTATGGGGCACCTTTTATAGAGGAGGAATGGGAAGATGATGAGTTACAAGTTCTTCCGAAGGATGAGACTGCTGAGGATTTTGTATTTGGTGATGATATTTATTTAGATGCAAATGAACTTGACCAG ATTCTTGGGACGGACAAAGCTGTGGCTGGTGCTTCCCTTCCTTTGGATTATTCTTATGGTGAAAATGGAAGTACGGAGGAGACAAATAACTCCTCTGATACTCAAAATTGGCTGCAGCAACCTGACGAGCTTAAACCAATTGATCTAGCTGTGCAACAGAATTTTAATGCTGAGCAAGTCAATCATGAATATATTGGTGAATCAAGCAAGAACATGAACTCTGAAGATGGGGATTACTTGCTTAATGAACCAATTGTAAATGGGACTGATGATCTCCAATTTAACGATGAAGCTTTCCTCGAAGCTAATGATCTTTCAAATCCCGTTCAGGTTGACAGCTCTGGTTTCGACATGTTTGAGGAATACCTTACTTACTTTGATGCAAATGATGACTTCCAGAATATGAGTTTTGATCCTTCAGTTTTCTTTGGAAATGATGATCAAATTTCTGATCAAGCACTACTGCCTGAGAAG GACGTTGGCGAGGTAACTCAGCAACCTATTGCGCCCAATGAAGGGTTTGGTGAAGATAAGAATGGTTTTGCAGCGTCCTCCAAATTGGTACCAACTAAATTTGGATTAG ATTATCAGCTTCCATTTATGAAGCAGGCAAGCCAGATGTTGGGCAATATTCATGCTCCTCCAGCATTTGCTTCAGAGTTCCCTACAAAAGATGCAATTCTCCGTCTGAACTCATTGTCTCGGTCAGCTAGTTCAGTTCAGGTCACTGCTGATCTAATTCAAATTAGAGACATGTCTACTGCTGGCAATGGGAAGAGATGGCCATTGGGCAAACATGTGTATTACAACATTATCCTATCTCTTGGCCTGTCACGGGGTAGTAGTGATGACTCTTCCATGGATTCATTTCATAGCATTCATCCAGCAAAGACTACTTCGACAATTTCCAGAGGCTGGTTCTGTTATCTATTTTTTTCGTTCCTAATGCTTTTGATGAGCCTCAGAATCGGAACCACAATCTGTGCCAGTTAA